From a single Herbiconiux sp. SALV-R1 genomic region:
- a CDS encoding alpha/beta hydrolase, protein MVRRLGRLLVAVVAVVVLLVVGFVVSAKTTFVAELEPVQEVAADAAVDVRWSYDEVVLTPSAGGSTVGLVFLPGAKVDPLAYAYKLAPLVEGGVTVVIPRPLLNFAIFDPRPFDAFTSVAPGVETWFVGGHSLGGVKACQYAGGGEVAGLVLFGSYCAGDASSLAVPVLSLWGSNDGLSTPADIEASRAQLPASAEFVELPGASHAQFGDYGLQPGDGDTTTTDAEVRAAIAAALIPFVTAGG, encoded by the coding sequence ATGGTGAGACGACTCGGTCGCCTCCTCGTCGCGGTGGTGGCAGTGGTGGTGCTACTCGTCGTGGGATTCGTGGTCTCGGCGAAGACGACGTTCGTCGCCGAGCTCGAACCGGTGCAAGAGGTCGCGGCCGATGCTGCGGTCGATGTGCGGTGGAGCTACGACGAAGTGGTGCTGACGCCGAGTGCGGGTGGGAGCACGGTCGGGCTGGTGTTCCTGCCGGGGGCGAAGGTCGATCCACTCGCCTATGCGTACAAGCTCGCGCCGCTGGTCGAGGGGGGGGTGACCGTCGTCATCCCGCGGCCGCTCCTGAACTTCGCGATCTTCGATCCGCGGCCGTTCGACGCGTTCACCTCGGTGGCGCCGGGTGTCGAGACCTGGTTCGTGGGCGGGCATTCCCTCGGCGGGGTGAAGGCCTGCCAGTATGCCGGTGGCGGCGAGGTGGCGGGCCTGGTGCTGTTCGGATCGTACTGCGCCGGCGACGCGTCGTCGCTCGCGGTGCCCGTGCTCTCGCTCTGGGGCTCGAACGACGGATTGAGCACCCCCGCCGACATCGAGGCGAGCCGCGCGCAGCTGCCCGCGAGCGCCGAGTTCGTCGAACTCCCGGGTGCCAGCCACGCGCAGTTCGGCGACTACGGCCTCCAACCCGGCGACGGCGACACCACCACGACCGACGCCGAGGTGCGTGCCGCCATCGCCGCCGCCCTGATTCCCTTCGTCACCGCGGGCGGCTGA
- a CDS encoding HAD hydrolase-like protein produces MTRQHPTKPWSCILFDLDGTITDSAPGIIGRLSRTLEALGRPVPLPAELVAFVGPPILDGFRDVADMNPQEAAEALQVYRGLAATDGPQGDATVYPGMLGLVKAIHEAGVPLALATSKSEVQATRVLEHLGIDDCFDVICGSSEDETRSAKKDVVEEALRRLREQEVDLSNLVMVGDREHDVEGAGHHGVPVIMVEWGYGSPAEAVGAIAVVHSVEQLRDKLL; encoded by the coding sequence GTGACTCGACAGCATCCCACCAAACCCTGGTCGTGCATCCTGTTCGACCTCGACGGCACCATCACCGATTCCGCTCCCGGCATCATCGGCCGGCTGTCGCGCACGCTCGAAGCCCTCGGCCGCCCGGTGCCGCTGCCGGCCGAGCTCGTCGCCTTCGTCGGCCCGCCCATTCTCGATGGATTCCGCGACGTCGCCGACATGAACCCGCAGGAGGCCGCCGAGGCGCTGCAGGTGTACCGCGGTCTCGCGGCGACCGACGGTCCTCAGGGCGACGCCACCGTCTACCCCGGGATGCTCGGGCTGGTGAAGGCCATCCACGAAGCCGGTGTTCCGCTCGCGCTCGCGACCTCGAAGTCGGAGGTGCAGGCGACCCGTGTGCTCGAGCACCTGGGCATCGACGACTGCTTCGACGTCATCTGCGGCTCCTCCGAAGACGAGACCCGCAGCGCCAAGAAGGATGTGGTCGAGGAGGCACTGCGACGCCTGCGCGAGCAGGAGGTCGACCTCTCGAACCTCGTCATGGTGGGCGATCGTGAGCACGATGTCGAGGGCGCCGGACACCACGGGGTGCCCGTCATCATGGTCGAGTGGGGATACGGCTCGCCGGCCGAGGCCGTCGGCGCGATCGCCGTGGTGCACTCCGTCGAGCAATTGCGCGACAAGCTGCTCTGA
- a CDS encoding SLC13 family permease, producing the protein MLAAAGRRIGTILTVALLLAAAVVVATGFLPWNDFVALLERVAPVLAFVIGITIVAELASEAGVFTALAERLAGWGRGRVWLLWALVIALAVVSTAFLSLDTTAVLVTPVVVVLAQHVGIPPLPFALATVWLANTASLFLPVSNLTNLLAADRLGESPASFLAVSWAPGLVGVAATVAILSLVHRRSLRGSFSLPERTPVDDRVLLVFSAVVVAVLLPMLVSGIEVALVAGAGAVLLLGMFLVRRRSAIRPSLIPWQALGIALGLFVLVEAAQLRGLESVLAQVTGSGDDPLSLLHLAAVGALSANALNNLPAYLVLEPHADSSARIMALLIGTNLGPLVTPWASLATLLWHQRLTALGVTLSWPRFMGLGVIAVVVVVPLATLTLALVA; encoded by the coding sequence ATGCTCGCCGCTGCAGGGCGCAGGATCGGAACGATCCTCACCGTCGCCCTCCTCCTCGCCGCCGCCGTCGTCGTCGCCACCGGGTTCCTGCCCTGGAACGACTTCGTCGCGCTCCTCGAACGAGTGGCGCCGGTGCTGGCCTTCGTCATCGGCATCACGATCGTCGCCGAACTCGCGAGCGAGGCCGGCGTGTTCACGGCGCTCGCCGAGCGGCTCGCCGGGTGGGGCCGTGGGCGGGTGTGGCTGCTCTGGGCGCTCGTCATCGCGCTCGCCGTGGTGAGCACGGCGTTCCTCTCGCTCGACACCACGGCGGTGCTGGTGACACCGGTGGTGGTGGTGCTGGCGCAGCACGTCGGCATCCCACCGCTGCCGTTCGCCCTCGCGACCGTGTGGCTCGCCAACACTGCGTCGCTCTTCCTCCCGGTCTCGAACCTCACCAACCTGCTCGCCGCCGACCGCCTCGGCGAGAGCCCGGCGTCGTTCCTCGCGGTGTCGTGGGCGCCCGGGCTCGTGGGTGTGGCGGCGACGGTGGCCATCCTCTCGCTCGTGCACCGCCGCAGCCTCCGCGGATCGTTCTCGCTCCCCGAGCGCACCCCCGTCGACGACCGCGTGCTGCTCGTGTTCAGCGCCGTCGTCGTGGCGGTGCTGCTGCCCATGCTGGTGTCGGGCATCGAGGTCGCCCTCGTGGCGGGGGCCGGCGCGGTGCTGCTGCTCGGCATGTTCCTCGTGCGGCGACGATCGGCGATCAGGCCGTCGCTCATCCCGTGGCAGGCGCTCGGCATCGCGCTCGGGCTGTTCGTGCTGGTCGAGGCCGCCCAGCTGCGCGGACTCGAATCGGTGCTCGCCCAGGTGACCGGCTCGGGCGACGACCCGCTCAGCCTCCTGCACCTCGCGGCGGTGGGCGCCCTCAGCGCGAACGCCCTCAACAACCTGCCCGCCTACCTCGTGCTCGAACCGCACGCCGACTCCTCGGCGCGCATCATGGCGCTCCTCATCGGCACCAATCTCGGCCCCCTCGTCACCCCGTGGGCTTCGCTCGCGACGCTGCTCTGGCACCAGCGCCTCACCGCACTCGGCGTCACCCTCTCCTGGCCGCGGTTCATGGGCCTCGGCGTGATCGCGGTGGTGGTCGTGGTGCCCCTCGCCACGCTGACGCTCGCGCTCGTGGCGTAG
- a CDS encoding SseB family protein, whose amino-acid sequence MARRAPAFPKSYSNRQLRKALETFKALPNRTTLDALLGAMRTGGLVVDITGTTDAADPQLRTLLSTDGEPVLPLFTSIAELRLAVPEETRAQAQAMILPAREALALVETADFVAVQFDPGSIAQVIKRDYVVG is encoded by the coding sequence GTGGCACGTCGCGCTCCCGCCTTTCCGAAGTCGTACTCGAACCGGCAGCTCCGCAAGGCGCTCGAGACCTTCAAGGCGCTGCCCAACCGCACCACGCTCGACGCCCTGCTCGGGGCGATGCGCACGGGCGGGCTTGTGGTCGACATCACCGGGACGACGGATGCTGCCGACCCGCAGCTGCGCACCCTGCTGTCGACAGACGGCGAGCCGGTGCTCCCGCTGTTCACCTCGATCGCCGAGCTGAGGCTCGCGGTGCCGGAGGAAACACGGGCCCAGGCGCAGGCGATGATCCTGCCCGCGCGCGAGGCGCTGGCACTGGTGGAGACCGCCGACTTCGTCGCCGTGCAGTTCGACCCGGGGAGCATCGCGCAGGTCATCAAGCGCGACTACGTCGTGGGCTGA
- a CDS encoding YncE family protein, translating into MSHLLRRAVFAWLIVAALLALLEAVPAAPASALPSAVVREVTGLEPDAGTAVVDSRTGRLYAVNERIDQVQVFDPSGVAPPSAVLARGDGPRILRLDSALRLLVVLYTETASLAVFDLAADDRGADASRYRGSVHLPTGCKPRDVALAPSETAFVVGAGCGAFVVADLASLAVTTEVPGTAAGAVAVDATRNELWTAEWAGRALRAFDLTTLGETRSITGPVAADEILLDLDAFRLFVLSGYDLVSVQVRDSVAFDLTGGQGETVDADIDYLHHTLFTLSRTGTLTGYDLTRPGLPARSGRLDGIGRCRSLAVDAQLETVDVLCPREGVVRVVG; encoded by the coding sequence ATGTCTCACCTCTTGCGTCGTGCGGTCTTCGCGTGGCTGATCGTGGCGGCTCTTCTGGCCCTACTCGAAGCGGTGCCGGCCGCCCCCGCTTCGGCGCTTCCCAGCGCCGTGGTGCGCGAGGTCACCGGCCTCGAACCAGATGCAGGTACAGCCGTCGTCGACTCCCGCACCGGGCGGCTGTACGCCGTGAACGAGCGCATCGATCAGGTGCAGGTGTTCGACCCCTCCGGCGTCGCGCCTCCGTCAGCCGTCCTGGCCAGAGGCGACGGGCCGCGCATCCTGCGCCTCGACAGCGCCCTGCGTCTCCTGGTGGTGCTCTACACCGAGACCGCGTCGCTCGCGGTGTTCGATCTCGCCGCCGACGATCGCGGAGCCGATGCCTCGCGGTATCGGGGCAGCGTGCACCTGCCGACCGGCTGCAAGCCCCGCGACGTCGCGCTCGCGCCGTCGGAGACCGCCTTCGTCGTGGGCGCCGGATGCGGGGCGTTCGTCGTCGCCGACCTCGCCTCGCTCGCCGTCACGACGGAGGTGCCGGGAACGGCGGCGGGTGCCGTGGCGGTCGACGCGACGAGGAACGAGCTGTGGACCGCCGAGTGGGCCGGCAGGGCACTCCGTGCCTTCGACCTCACCACGCTCGGGGAGACACGCTCGATCACCGGGCCGGTCGCGGCCGACGAGATCCTGCTCGATCTCGACGCCTTCCGCCTGTTCGTGCTGAGCGGGTACGACCTCGTCTCGGTGCAGGTTCGCGATTCGGTGGCGTTCGACCTGACCGGAGGGCAGGGCGAGACCGTCGACGCCGACATCGACTACCTGCACCACACGCTCTTCACCCTCTCACGCACCGGAACCCTCACCGGTTACGACCTGACTCGGCCGGGCCTGCCCGCCCGCAGCGGACGGCTCGACGGAATCGGGCGCTGTCGTTCGCTCGCCGTCGACGCTCAGCTCGAGACCGTCGACGTGCTGTGCCCGAGAGAGGGGGTGGTGCGGGTCGTAGGCTAG